Proteins encoded within one genomic window of Kibdelosporangium phytohabitans:
- a CDS encoding type IV secretory system conjugative DNA transfer family protein has protein sequence MTAILAALLTAGWSLLVVRPILRPLHRAVRFDGLATRADIRGALSATATRRTGRFTRPGLTWWQRQTRHMNELGIHIGYPVVPGGKRRLNLWVDYEQRIRIVGRPGWGKTARLLVGITRALPGPAIVSTMEPSLFAQTVLARQFRRPRLRWGWLSLLLRHWLPSKEFPVSVVDFSPADNRWAAGFPAVCWSPIPGCDNPSIARRRAEALLHGVRQGNTGSQDDKFFHDSAAEVLSAWLHAAALDHREIADLINWLENTDDPVPRRILATHPAADKAASLAIVTHLDKAAERTTSGVKRYLVLAVSSLASRDGRALIGNRHSDRINLVEHIQQSGTIYVLADETQIDSCRPLLGLFIDEVYAAAQAVALRSGRKRLDVPFVGIHDELRYGPPVPRLPYVANTGRKFNLLPIYAVQGSGQEVEAYGDEATALRAAAGVTIIGGLDIDSAPELSDRAGLVPVVTASRSTADAGESIQVQNVLTTADQQRLKDGESVVSVRGLSPFLARTDSYRAKRRRRRRIDAEAAQVQRRVDRENRRTTAWHTAATAAGDALSGFSDPTGGDQ, from the coding sequence GTGACAGCCATACTGGCCGCACTACTCACTGCCGGTTGGAGCCTCCTCGTCGTCCGGCCGATCCTTCGACCACTGCACCGAGCCGTCAGGTTCGACGGGCTCGCCACCAGGGCCGATATCCGCGGCGCGCTGAGCGCCACCGCGACGCGACGGACCGGCAGATTCACGCGCCCTGGCCTGACCTGGTGGCAGCGCCAGACCAGGCACATGAACGAACTTGGCATCCACATTGGATATCCAGTGGTGCCAGGCGGCAAGCGCCGACTGAACCTCTGGGTTGACTACGAACAACGCATCCGGATCGTGGGCCGACCTGGGTGGGGCAAGACGGCTCGATTGCTCGTGGGGATCACCCGCGCGCTGCCAGGCCCCGCCATCGTGTCCACGATGGAGCCTTCATTGTTCGCGCAAACCGTGCTGGCGCGCCAGTTCCGTCGCCCACGCCTACGATGGGGCTGGTTGTCACTACTACTGCGGCACTGGCTCCCGTCGAAGGAGTTTCCAGTATCCGTCGTCGACTTCTCCCCCGCCGACAACCGATGGGCAGCCGGATTTCCCGCGGTCTGCTGGTCGCCCATCCCCGGATGTGACAACCCTTCGATCGCACGTCGCCGCGCCGAAGCCCTGCTCCATGGTGTGCGCCAAGGCAACACGGGGTCTCAAGACGACAAGTTTTTCCATGACAGTGCAGCCGAGGTGTTGAGTGCGTGGCTTCATGCCGCTGCCCTGGACCACCGCGAAATCGCGGACCTGATCAACTGGCTGGAGAACACCGACGACCCTGTGCCCCGGCGCATCCTGGCCACGCACCCGGCGGCCGACAAGGCCGCGTCCCTGGCCATCGTCACGCACCTGGACAAAGCCGCCGAACGGACAACCAGCGGCGTCAAGCGGTACCTCGTGCTAGCGGTGTCCTCACTGGCCAGTAGAGACGGCCGTGCCCTGATCGGGAATCGGCACAGCGACCGCATCAACCTGGTGGAGCACATCCAGCAATCCGGCACGATCTACGTCCTGGCCGACGAGACCCAGATCGACTCCTGCCGACCGCTTCTGGGATTGTTCATCGACGAGGTGTACGCGGCGGCACAAGCTGTCGCCCTGCGCAGCGGCCGCAAACGCCTGGATGTGCCGTTCGTGGGTATCCACGACGAACTCCGCTACGGGCCGCCGGTGCCACGACTGCCCTATGTGGCCAACACCGGCCGCAAGTTCAATCTGCTGCCGATCTACGCCGTGCAGGGATCCGGCCAGGAAGTGGAAGCCTACGGTGACGAAGCGACGGCACTGCGGGCCGCCGCTGGCGTCACGATCATCGGCGGGCTGGACATCGACAGCGCACCCGAACTGTCCGACCGCGCAGGACTCGTCCCCGTCGTGACCGCCAGCCGAAGCACCGCCGATGCCGGGGAAAGCATCCAGGTACAGAACGTTCTCACCACCGCCGACCAACAACGCCTCAAAGACGGCGAAAGTGTCGTCAGCGTCCGCGGCCTCAGCCCTTTCCTGGCACGCACCGACTCCTATCGCGCCAAGCGACGGCGGCGCCGACGCATCGACGCCGAAGCCGCCCAGGTGCAGCGACGGGTCGACCGTGAAAACCGCCGTACGACCGCATGGCACACCGCCGCCACCGCAGCTGGCGATGCGCTCAGCGGATTCT
- a CDS encoding NlpC/P60 family protein, translating to MKIVGAVAAVLVMLLILVVSIMGGAIGSDENNTTPGCVVKPDATTADRANEIITDNVKLNTGQVYAARTVVAVGKGMNVRHRGIAIALAVAMQESSLNPLAVNGRSTGLFQQQGELYASVVKTDPVEASAAFYRVLVERVSNYDDTRRDFADVAQIVQRAGAGAEPYRRWEKWATTLEAVLYDGAPRQAPNAVECTPGVGGPGAVKVLRQGQTIELPREAGRPGANTLTFPNELTAKAAEAALSQLGVTYAWGGGNASGPTKGIRDGGEGDKHGDFNKVGFDCSGLMIYAFAQVAITLPHYSGAQLKAARTVTNWDDRVPGDLLFWGDPIHHVALYLGFINGTPLMVEAQKSGTTVHVTPVRVDGDFRRNAVGRMWG from the coding sequence GTGAAGATTGTTGGAGCAGTAGCAGCGGTGTTAGTGATGCTACTAATTCTCGTGGTGAGCATCATGGGCGGCGCGATCGGCTCAGACGAGAACAACACGACACCCGGCTGCGTGGTCAAACCCGATGCAACAACAGCCGATCGTGCGAACGAAATCATCACCGACAACGTGAAACTCAACACAGGACAGGTGTACGCCGCGCGCACGGTTGTCGCTGTCGGCAAGGGAATGAATGTGCGGCACCGCGGAATCGCGATCGCCCTCGCTGTGGCCATGCAGGAATCATCACTCAACCCATTGGCCGTGAACGGACGATCCACCGGCCTATTTCAACAGCAAGGCGAGCTCTATGCCAGTGTGGTCAAAACCGATCCGGTCGAAGCCAGCGCGGCGTTCTATCGCGTCCTGGTCGAACGGGTGTCGAACTACGACGACACCCGACGTGACTTTGCCGATGTCGCACAAATTGTCCAGCGTGCTGGAGCCGGAGCGGAACCCTACCGCCGGTGGGAGAAATGGGCCACGACCCTGGAAGCCGTCCTCTACGACGGCGCGCCACGGCAGGCACCCAACGCCGTCGAGTGCACCCCCGGAGTCGGCGGTCCCGGCGCGGTGAAGGTCCTGCGCCAAGGCCAGACCATCGAGCTGCCCCGCGAGGCCGGACGCCCCGGCGCCAACACGTTGACATTCCCGAATGAGCTCACGGCTAAAGCCGCCGAGGCCGCGTTGAGCCAACTCGGCGTCACCTACGCCTGGGGAGGAGGCAACGCCTCCGGCCCGACCAAGGGAATCCGGGACGGCGGAGAAGGCGACAAACATGGAGACTTCAACAAGGTTGGATTTGACTGCTCCGGGTTGATGATCTACGCGTTCGCGCAAGTAGCAATCACACTTCCGCACTATTCGGGGGCACAGCTGAAAGCGGCACGTACAGTGACGAACTGGGACGACCGAGTGCCCGGTGACCTGCTCTTTTGGGGCGATCCAATCCACCACGTCGCTCTCTATCTTGGCTTCATCAACGGAACGCCGCTCATGGTGGAGGCCCAGAAGTCAGGAACAACGGTGCACGTTACTCCAGTGAGAGTTGACGGAGACTTTCGCCGCAACGCAGTCGGCCGCATGTGGGGATAA